DNA from Podarcis muralis chromosome 13, rPodMur119.hap1.1, whole genome shotgun sequence:
TATGTACCTGTGCATTTGCACACACCCTGTGTATTTGTGAAAATTTATTTTTGATACCTTAAACCAGGTGTTGGcaaacttggccccccagatgttttgggactacaactcccatcatccctagctaacaggaccagtggtcaaggatgatgggaattgtagtcccaaaacagctagagggccgagtttgcttatgcctgggtTAGAGCTTCGACTTTTGCAGGATTGTTAGGCCTCTGGCACAGGTCAGCGGACCCCGAGGCCTGCGTGCTCCTTTTGGcccctgctttcctcctcctcctcagcaagTGTGGCAACTCTGCACCAGCCAggagccctccccctgccagtaAACAAGTGAGAACCCCAGCTGATGAAGCTGCAAGGTGTTAGAGCACCCGCTtttcatgcaggaggtcccaggttctccccagcatctccatgtgGTGGGTTtaaggactcctgcctgaaaccctggagagccactgtcagccagtgtagacagtactaagctagatggactcaTAGTCTGGTTTGGTGCAAGGCTGCTCCATGTGTTCCTAAGCAGCACCGTCCAGTTCTGTGGGCATTTGAGGCTCATGAGGCGTCTTTTGCCTGCAGGACCTTGGCCagctccctatacagtggtaccttggttctcaaatgctttggtactcaaacaacttggaacccaaacactgcaaactcggaagtaagtgctccagtttgtgaacatttttttggaagctgaatgtgctccgttttgagtgttacacttctgatttgagtgccacacttttatTTTGAGTGCCACTCttttgttttgagtgttacactgaggtctgtccgtttttgctatttattttgcgtttctgtttttgtggcttttttgtgactgcgtggaacccagttcagctactgattgattgatgtgtgactgcagtacattgtttattgctttcattttatggatcagtgcgcttgttagatagtaaaatgcatgttaaattgctgttttaggggttgtttttaaaagtctagaatggattaatccattttgcattactttttatgggaaagcatgccttggttttagaatgttttggttttggaacggacttccagaacggattaagtttgagaaccaaggtaccactgtaaaatgaacCAACAGAGATGTTGCCAGTGCAGATAGCTGGAGGCAACTGAAGCCCCCTATAGGCTGACCAGACCTGGGTGATGGTAGGCTCCACCTCCCTGGCTGGTTAAAGAGCCCTGTCTCATTTCTGTGGTTTCTTTGAAGATGGGGAGGTAGCGGTACTGCAGAGAACTCCCTCCCTGAGTTAGGGGATGCTGGCAGGGGATACTGACAGTCCCCTCTCCTGCTCCCTGGAATAATCTGACCCTCACTCACCATCAGTATCTTCTGCTGTACCCGAGTTGTGGGTCACAATACCCACTTTGTTTACTTTAGGAATCACAAGTTTCCCAAGTAAAACAACTCAATAAACAATAAAGGGCTGTAGGGGCTTACACACCCTGACCTTTAGGCCAGATTCATACAGAAAGCCAGTATGGTGTAATGATTAAGAGTGtgaaactaggacctgggagaccagggttcgaatcttcacttggccatgaagctcacttggaaGAGTCGCTGCCTCGCAGCTtcttgacctacctcacaggattgttgtgaggagaaaatggagaGGGGGTAGACCATGTAAGCCACCAGCTTGGAGAAAAAGTcaggatatagaatcatagagttggaagggaccacaagggtcatctagtccagccccctgcaatgcaggaatattctgcCCAACATGatgcttgaacccatgaccttgagattaagagcctcatgctccaccagctgagctatccagaggGGTAAGTGTGGGGGCATGGAACCAGGGTTTGACTTGCCCGGATGAATTGCTTCGTGTTTTCCAGTCACCATTTCCCTGAGCACAGGAAGaccagaagaaaacaaaacctcaaagcggtttgcaaaaagGACATAACAGCAAAATCATCAGTAAAAAACAGTAGGGGAAATATTAACAATATTAAAATGAGCGAGTGTAaagggaattgggggttgctcgtgcgtaaggaGGCTGCTGCTCTAGGCAACGTTGTCTGGCttaacctttccctggctggacagccctttctccatggctgtgtcagtcactGGAGGAACCCGTCAGTGGGtgcttcctgaacttcttccaacataaaagctctttgacgccaagtctccgcctagcctccctgcgtggaactcttctgcgcagagtgggcatggccagcggaggtcctgggctctccccgctggtctctgtggaagagtcttggagccatctctccaaagtccttccctgctcccctttcttcctggtgtcacgccgatttccttccccaaaggaagtgttctccctctccctgctggtcccttctcctgcatcgttggggagccttacctccactcttggctccgatggcagttccctgacagcgaGGAACTGAAATCAGATTAAAGCGTGcagtcatgaaataaataaatgcgacAATTAAATATATGCGACAAATAAGTGCACGTTTGCGTCTTCTTCTTTTCAACTTCTTCCCCGCAGTCCCAAGACCATGGCCAGGTGGGTTGCACACTCCATAGAGTACGGTGGAATAACCCTCCCCGCTCTGGTGCACAGTGAAGACAGCGTTCGGTATGCCCATCGGAGCTTCCAGGTGCAAGACAGCGACGTCTTCAACATCACGTATCCAAAATCTGGTGAGCCATTTGAAagcacacacaacacaacacaacacaacgcaACACAAAACACAACACCCCACCCCTGGCCTCTCACCTTCCCGGAGTTTCTGGACTGACAAACTCTATCCACTCATTTTTGTCTACCCCACTCTTTCTGTTTGAATCTAGAAGATACTCAGATCTCAGCTGATGCTCTTCCACAGGAAAACAGCCTGTTAAGGCTGTTTCTTACTCTGAACAGCTGcaggacaggcagaaattcaacaggcgcAGCTTTTCAAAAAGCAGCACCCATTGAACTGTCCTGCATGTCAAGCTGTTACGGGGACAGGAGAGGTGATGCTAACTAACCTAGATagctccttttttatttcagaatcCCGTCTGCAGATGCCCTCTGTGACTCCCTTGGGAAGAGGCCAAGAGGGTGCTCATCTCTCGTCCTTTCCCaggaacaacttggatgaaggaaatcCTCACCCTGATCCACAGCAATGGGGATCCCACTCTCTCACGGTCATTACCCTGCTGGGAACGGGTACCCTGGATCGAACAGGTCACAGCGGTGAAATACCTGGAGAACCAAACGTGCCCCCGCCTCATAACCTCTCACTTACCCGCAGCAATCTTTCCAGAATCGTTCTTCACCTCACAGGCTAAGGTGAGTCTAGGACCTTCTTGGGTGCTAAGGTACAGAGGAGGGGGCTCTCTTGGTCACCCCAGTTTCCTCAGAAACTCAGAGGGTTGGGTTGgttggcaatgcttctattcttccaCTTAgtgtatatgtggggttttgtgtcagcgtcacatgtgtgggttctcttactattcgcttgttgtaTTTACTTGGTGGTGAGAGGGGTTGGGGTGGCCtaaggtgtggttggttgtctttggctggctgtagtgagatttgtttttgtgtgtgagtggtgtgtgtgtgtgtgtgtgtgtgtgtgtttggatctgCTTAGCCAGATTGATACGTATGCTGTCGgcggattcttgtcgttgtcttgttgggctgtgtatgtgacaaaagaggagccataccggggtgaagccATCTTATTCTATTTGTCCCCacatcagtttcagtttattggttagtttttctaataaggctgttatcattcctccctccccttctttccctctcttttcttcctaacccaacactgtatgtaacactaatgtctcacaacaaatgaaactgatctgtagaaaacacaacttgaaaaacgagacaatgcacgtattttttgtaaactaagaaatatattttttaaaataagcagcTCAGAGGGTGGTGGCCTGGGAGACTTCCTAAGTTATGCTTTACCCTGCCCTTTGAAACCTGAGATGTATGCTTTAGTACTCACCTTATTTCCATTATTGTAAGTTGTTCATTTTTAATATGGTGTTttcattgttgtaacctgccctggaacatTAGGGTAAagaatggattacagtggtacctctggttgcgaacgggatccgttccagagccccatttgcaacctgaaaggaacgcaacccacgcctgtgcgtctgcgcacgcacaggttgcatttgccgcttctgcgcatgcttgtgacatcattttgcgcgtctgcgcatgcacgagtggcgaaacccagaagtaacactttccagtacttctgggtcgccgcaggatgcaacctgaaaaatcaTATTATGAAGCAAACGTAATAAGAGGTATgaccgtattattattattattattattattattattattattggaagggGCATGGTACCATTGTCAATGCTAGGGAACCAATCAGTGCATGGGGTGGAACAGAGatattttgatgaagggcagtatataaatctaatcatcatcatcatcacagagaCTATTGAGTTGCCCTAATAGACAGAAGAGCGCCATAGAGGTAGtttctttgtgaccccctgggaAGGGAGGTATTTTCTTCGCTGCTGGTGACCCTTCTGGCCTCCCTAGGAGAGAGCCTGCCTTGTGGCATGAGAAAGAACCATTGGCACAGTTAGTCCAACACCTGACAAAACTTTCTTTTCCAGGCCATTTACACCGTCCGCGACCCCAAGGACGTCTGTGTCTCACTCTTTTATTACACCAAGATGGCTTCATTTCTGGAGCACGAGGAGGATTTTGGGGAATTCATCAGGAAGTTTGTTTCAGGGGAAGGTACATGAGCGTGTGGGTTTTCTGAGAATAGCAGTAGGACCTGACATTTGGTAGGAGGTGTCAGGGGTCACAAGCGGTGTAGTCTGGGTCCCCGCTGGAGCTGCTTGGTCGAAAGGCTGGGAGGCTGACAGCAGGTGGCGCTAGCAGCAAtagcaggcagagccagagccaacaatagatgttgttgtttagtcatttagtcgtgtccgattcttcgtgaccccatggaccagagcacgccaggcactcctgtcttccactgcctcccgcagtttggtttcAAACTGCGGCTGACCAAACTCAACAATAGATAGATCAAgttaattctggttttgtccccaccctcctctccgTTGAAATCAACAAAggcagcactgagactaaggaagaggTTGTCAGCCAGTGTCACCTCCTGGACTGGTTGTTAATAAGGAGGCAGGTGgaagggggctggctgagggcaggctggaCCCACACATTGACCCGACGCTGTGGCCTATGGCTCTGTTAAATCTCACATGGCAATCCTGCCAATTGTCTTGATTTCCTAGTAATTCGCATTGCTCACCTACAAAGGAAGTGAAAGATGCAATCCGTACGTCTGATTGGTCTGTTGTCAGTTCCAACCTGTCAAACCCGCTTAACCTGGAACCAATTAAACGAAGGGTGGCAATGGTGGGTGTGGCCACAAGTGGGTGTGGTGTGACCATACACACACagatccctccccccaaaagacacATAACTCCCCTCTGCAACTGAGCTATGCAGGTTCTTAACAATCTGCTGTTGGTTAAAAATAGTTTCACTTAAATCACCTTCCCCCAACCTggagtcttccagatgttttggactacaactcccattagcctcagccagcatggccaatgctcagggatgatgggtgttgtagttcaaaacaagcAGATAGAGAAGGATGAATTAGCAGCTTTCAATCTCtctcattcacttatttccatatATGCCTGAATCTTCATTTGAAACTGTGGCTCCTGGTGGACAATATTGTAGACAGCAAAAGAACAATCCTATGAAAGTTTCTTCATAAGTCTCACCGAAATTGATAGTGCTTGCTTCCAAGTgactgtgtgtaggattgcatctTTTTAAATTTAACCTTCATTTttttcatgctgctgctgctgctctttaaaaccacaaaacaaatcCCTTCTCTGTTTCTCTTTAGTTCTCTTTGGCTCCTGGTTTGATCATGTCAAGAGCTGGCTGGCCTACAAAGACCAGGCAAACTTTCTCCTTCTGACCTATGATGAATTGCTGAAGGTGAGTTATTAAGAAAAAAAACAGGTTTCTTTGGTCTCCAACCCCTGGTCCTCTCTCAGGTCAGACCCATAAGCCATTCTAGGCTACTCTGAGGCCCTGGCAGTCTAGCTCCTTCCAACCCTTGCTATCTCCCCTTCTCAGGACTTACGGGGCACCGTTCTCCGCATCTGCCAGTTCCTGGGCAAGGACTTAGATGTGCCTGCTGTTGACTCTGTGGTGGAGAATGCCTCTTTTGAAGCCATGAAGGGAAACAAGATGGTGAACTATAGCCTCGTCCCTGAGGATATTATGAACCAAAAGATCAGCCCCTTCCTCAGGAAAGGTAAAAAACCCCTGAAAGCCGGGGAGGGGAAATTCTTTGGcaggactaaaggtaaaggtaaaggtacccctgcccgtacgggccagtcttgccagactagggttgtgcgctcatctcactctagaggccgggggccagcgctgtccggagacacttccgggtcacgtggccagcatgacaagctgcatctggcgagccagcgcagcacacggaacgccgtttaccttcccgctggtaagcggtccctatttatctacttgcacccgggggtgctttcgaactgctaggttggcaggcgctgggaccgaacgacgggagcacaccccgccacggggattcgaaccgccgaccatgcgattggcaagtcctaggcactgagattttacccacagcgccacccgcgtccctttggcaGGACTATTTGCAAGTCAATATTTGAGGAGGTGGTACATCTAGAGTAAAAGATCCCTCCAGCTCTCTCATATTCCCCTacgaacctttttttttttttttttttggcagggatTTCTGGAGATTGGAAAAATCATTTCACTTCAGAGCAGAGTGCTGCATTCCATCATCTCTACCAGGAGAAGATGAAAGACGCAGGGATCAGATTTCCTTGGGATGAAATCCAAACTGAAATCCACCAGGAACCTTAAGGTTTCAGAGAGGAAAACGTTAGGCACAGAATTTCCCCTGTTCTAACGTCCTTATACACCAGCCTTTGTTATGAAAACCAGCTTACTCTTTTTAACACAAAAGCTACCATTCACTTCTCACATAATATAGGAGTCTCAGCTATCAGCACTACTGAGGATTCCAGTGCAGGTTTATGCTTTGAGCAATGAACAGTAGGAGCTCTTCACTCTGATAGAAAGCAGAGGGCTGGCTTGTACAACTGGAAGAATTAAAGTTTTCTTGGATTGTATCATATCAAGCTGCAGTGGTGGTGCTGATGTTGTGTGTCTGAGtcatcccccacaaaaaaaaaatgcttcctgCATTTAGAAAGCTAGCCTTTCAGGGACAAAGGGTCAGACCTTTCCTTTTTCCCTTCACATGCTAGATTTTCTTCCCCAGGCAAGGAGTTCTCTTGTGTTCTTTTGCTGCTGTGTCACAATAATCCTGTGCCTCTCTTTACTACAAAAGAACATTTGTTTTTGCCAGTTCTGTCTGCCTTTCCTCTTGCAGGCGACTTTTGCTTTATTTGCAGTCGCGACTGGTTATAAAATTTTGCCTCCCCAAACTAATAAAGCAGCAATAGCTGTCCCGATTGTCCACTAGATGGTGTAGTTGTTTTAGACAAGGACAATGTGGCACTATGAGCTCATCTGCACTGCCTCAAAGCTCGCCTTGTACCGTGGGTTGCGCCCTCCTTCATTTTTTGACAGGAAGCGCATGTTTCTACTGTCCAGGTGACACATCTGCTGACCTGTAGCAAGAAACTACTTTCCCACTAACCAACAGCAATGTAAAAAGGCTTCCTAAATCAAGTACATGCCGCTGTGCTGTGTTTGCCCTATCATGGTTTTTAGGTTATCCCattctcctcctctgctgctgtcACCAAACCTCAACACTCCTTGCCTCCTATATCTTtaattgctgctgcttttccaggCAAGTATTTCCAGGCGAGTATCTCTCTCCTTTCTGGCAGGCCTGACCTGGGAGGAAGTCCTTTTACACTCATTGTGGCCTGCTTCTTGTTAGCTGTGTTAGTCAGTAAGCAAAGCGCTATCCTCTTTCCGCACTCCTTCAACTCGCAGAAAGCTCTGCTTATTCTTTTTTAATCCTATTGCTTCTCAGGCAGCAGCTCGGAGCAGGAACTCGAGCTGCTTTGCTAGCTAAGAGAGCCTGAGCCCGTGTGCCGCCATTGCTGCAATGTGGGTGGGGTGGCCTCTGCCTTCCCCAGCATCCTGGGTGCCTGCATGCAAGAGACAAGGTGGAAGCAAGGGAGAGGCACAGGTAGGAAGGAGCAGATTTGCCTCCGAGGGGCTTGCTTCTGAAGAGGAGCGCCCGAGACTGAGTTCTTAGTTAAGTCCGCGAGGAACGTAGGCTGCATTTTCCTGTATTCATTTGTAATGTTACTAGTAGCTCCCAAGAGCACAAAGTTTAGCTTGTGCATCACCGAGGGGGGCTGTTGCGAGGGAGAAACAGATGCGCGCTCCTACCCTGCCACAAACACATGATATGCCTTTCCCCTGCCTGTGAGCAAGTTTCGCAATCTGGCAAGAGCTTTGCCGCCAGAAAGCAGTAAGTAGATCCACTGCTACAGCACATCAACAACACCCAACCCAAAACATATCTCCCTCCTCCTTTAGAGCAGCCGCCGACTCAGAGCAAACCACCTGGTAGACATGACAGCAAGATAGGGATGCTGATCTCCGAAACACATTGTGAAAATGAAGTTCCtcagcccctcccccctcaaaGGGGTGGTACTTTCCCCTCTGCTGATGGACAGACACACATGTCCAATTTACCTGTTCATTTGCAAGTCTGTTCCAATCTCATTTCCACATTAACctgcaactgaaataaataaaccaaccccacacaaaatacatatttaagtaCACCATTTATCTCCATGTACATTATTTCTAAAAGCATCTTTATCTTGAAATATGCAtgttggcatttatttatttattctttgagCGGAGAACTGCGTCGTAAATTTCGGAGACGTGCGGAGGGATAATTATGCTCCAGTCGGCACATTTTCAGTTCGACAGGCACAGATCAGGTCAAGGTTGCCTTGGGATTGACAGGCCTCGACTTCTTTTCAAGCGTTCCTTACTTGCCACACAGGAGAGGATGGAGGAGGTAAGAGAGGCCTATACGTCCTCAAAACTAACACTTAAGAATCCAAATGTTTCCCTTATGCTCTCTAATAGCAAGGGAAGTGGAGGGGTATCACCAAATGCACCCATTTGCCCCCCTATTCCCTcactctcttttccttctgcccacctccctgctcccccccccccatgctgattCAGCTGAGTCTGCATTTCCCACGCCTGCTTTGCTGCTGGAAACTGCGCAGTTTGTGTGCCCAGGCGTCCCTCCAAGGCAGGGCCAGGCTGTTTCTGTCGAGGATTAACCGGGCAGGGTCGGGCGACTCCTCATCGTTGCCGATCACCAGGTAAGATTTGCCGACTTGGAGGTGGAGGCAGCGGCATGCCAGGTCctgctcaggcacccagagcgGCTGCTCGCCCCGCCGAATGGGCACTCGGCGCTGGCGGTAGACGGTGAGGACCGAGGCCGTGAACTGCCACCACGTGCCCGACTTCTCCATGGACAACAGCTGCGCACGGAGAACTGGCAGCggcagaaaaaggaagaaatgaCCCTTGGGAAGTCGCAACATGATGTTGCCCTGCAGCTATGGCGTCACACACACAAGGcttatactgagtgagatggTTGGTTCACCTccatcagtattgtctacactgattggctgtcgctctccagggattcaggcagaggACCAttcctggccctacctggagatgcctgggattgaacatgggacctttcaCCCCCTTTGTAAGTTGTTCTGTTCATCCCTCCCCAGAAGCTGGAGCATCTCCTGGCCCCCATTTTCAAGCCTGTGATGTCATTGCTGGGCATGTCATCCCTTGCAAAACAAATACCCAATACTTTCCAGAAGGCTTGTGCTTCCAGCAATGATGTGCAGATAGTGGGAACTATGTCATGAACAAGCCTGCACATCTCACCTTACATTTTCCTTTAAAGGTGGGGTTTCCCAGGGTTTCCCATTTCAAAACTATAATCTTTCCTGGCCATAGGGCTCCCtggctgtttttttttgggggggagggggaggagaaaaggtGAAttacaaaattgtagagttggaagggaccaccccCCTGCTatttaggaatcttttgcccaacatggggttcgaacccacgaacctgagattgagagtctgaTGCTCTACCCAATGAGCTATGTCAGAGGTCTCTGGCATCACTTCTGGGTTCAACCTCCTTTTCGCTCATTTGTAAAGAACAACTTCACACAGAGAGGTTGGTGGCAGAGAGCTGAAAGGGTGTGGGGAGCTGCGGTTTCAGACACGAGTGTGAATTACCGTAATCCTTTTTGCAGTAGTTCCTCAGGTTCATCTGGACACGTCCTCGCGGTGGCTTACAGTGGGTCTGACATTCAGTACCTATTGAATGGATCAGGTTAGGCTGGTGTAAAACCACCTCCCAAATAAACCCTCCAGCAAAATAACATTTCCCTCCCCTGCCCACTCCTTCCTTCTCACCTGCATTCCACTCCTGTGGCGGGGCGACTGTCGTTGTCATCACTTCCTGGATCCCTGTGGGAGGGAAGATATAGAAGAAGCCATtcgattttgatttttttaagtaAAGAACATTCCTCGCCCAGAAGACAGGAAAACTTGGTGAgacaagaattctgggaactgtggtttgttctgtgaactgcagctctgtgaggggtaaactaatGTTCTtgggattaccatattttttgctctataagacgcaccagaccacaagacacacctagtttttggaggaggaaaacaagaaaaaatatattctgaatttcagaagccagaacagcaagacggatcactgtgcagtgaaagcagcaatccctcttgctgttctggcttctgggatagctgcgcagcctgcattcgctccataagatgcacacacatttccccttactttttaggaggggaaaagtgagtcttatagagcaaaaaatacagtatttgggggcagccatgtgctttaaatgcacggcATGTCCGCAGCTAAGTCTACCTGCACCAACTTGTTTTTAGATCAGTTATTCTGCTTTTGATTACAGAATGATGAAGAACTTGTCACTCACAGAATTCCTCAGCTCTACGCTGGATTCCATTATTTGACTGGGTGTCACCCACACCCTCCCCACCCAAACTGATGCTGACCACCCTCAGTATTGCACATGAGACCTCaagagaatattattattttgaattgaATGACGCTGCTGGAAGGCCAGAGCCTGGCTATCTCACATGCTTCAGCATCAGTTCCATTACAGATGGGATCTTTACACTACCTATGAAGTTATTTCCTGATATAGCATCGCCTGCAGAAAGATAAAAGATCAAAGGTTTTCTGGAACACATGTGCTTCCACAGCTATGACCTCATTTCCTGTTTTAGCAACTACTTGGAGGCAGAGCCTCTCAAAGCGCCTTCTCATTCCAGAACAGTGACGGAAAGGTTATTGGAGGGGCTTTCCGTTCACCACCATTGGCaggatattcttcttcttctgcattatacatttaaagctgcaCCATACCCctttaaacagacatggcttgccccaaaggatcctgggaactgtagtttgctaaggatgtCGAGGGTTGTTAAGGAACCTctatcccagaccctccaagtgtctctattttccaaggacagtccctgatttagagaaaccgtCCTGGtttaatttgatcccagaacgtcccacttttccttaggacgtccctattttcactggagaaatgttgaggatacagagtagggttgccatatttcaaaaagtgaaaattcagacagaaaagttgtcaaGCCTTTTTTTTGccaacaaaaaaaaagttgttaagccTTTTTTGCcgcatttccccagacatttcagcggtttctgcccagacactgtttccaacACCCATTTCagagaaattctgga
Protein-coding regions in this window:
- the LOC114581565 gene encoding sulfotransferase 2B1-like isoform X2 is translated as MKEILTLIHSNGDPTLSRSLPCWERVPWIEQVTAVKYLENQTCPRLITSHLPAAIFPESFFTSQAKAIYTVRDPKDVCVSLFYYTKMASFLEHEEDFGEFIRKFVSGEVLFGSWFDHVKSWLAYKDQANFLLLTYDELLKDLRGTVLRICQFLGKDLDVPAVDSVVENASFEAMKGNKMVNYSLVPEDIMNQKISPFLRKGISGDWKNHFTSEQSAAFHHLYQEKMKDAGIRFPWDEIQTEIHQEP
- the LOC114581565 gene encoding sulfotransferase 2B1-like isoform X1: MARWVAHSIEYGGITLPALVHSEDSVRYAHRSFQVQDSDVFNITYPKSGTTWMKEILTLIHSNGDPTLSRSLPCWERVPWIEQVTAVKYLENQTCPRLITSHLPAAIFPESFFTSQAKAIYTVRDPKDVCVSLFYYTKMASFLEHEEDFGEFIRKFVSGEVLFGSWFDHVKSWLAYKDQANFLLLTYDELLKDLRGTVLRICQFLGKDLDVPAVDSVVENASFEAMKGNKMVNYSLVPEDIMNQKISPFLRKGISGDWKNHFTSEQSAAFHHLYQEKMKDAGIRFPWDEIQTEIHQEP